From a region of the Helianthus annuus cultivar XRQ/B chromosome 5, HanXRQr2.0-SUNRISE, whole genome shotgun sequence genome:
- the LOC110942341 gene encoding type I inositol polyphosphate 5-phosphatase 1: MISNKHTFSSTKSLNSSLNIMHNHHQRLRNPSPERNWVEKCWNCTCLELFWPRVVHKWLNISTNSSDYSADSDDSVCDPIGAEALCCRSSGSGFNDEKGDLQNDGYGAFPRSRRRKSETFKAQLIDSKELRVSANTWNVGGELPPEDLDIRDWLDTDCPADIYVIGFQEIIPLNAGNIFGSEDDRPIPIWENIIRETLNNIQPVKTKFKCYSDPSSPSRYKPSHYAPKTKHEIVLESDSDTGDQIRTFNDSVTTDSKEKVEEYVDSFKDSSTFENDHLLEEYLTDVNKVKPEVKWLAKLDIDSVMYQKRKPQYVRIVSKQMVGVFITIWVHRSLRKHIQNVHVSTVGVGVMGYIGNKGSISVSMSIYQTNFCFICTHLTSGERDIDIVKRNADVDEIYKRTRFNSMSNAAVPRSIKDHERIIWLGDLNYRFNLSYEETRDLISKNAWSKLLESDQLRLGGAFDGWTEGALNFPPTYKYEPNSDKYYGEDPKVGRRTPAWCDRILSYGKGMRQLSYKRAEIKLSDHRPVSASYIIEVEVFSLKKLQRALTFTNAEMENYGSTYFKMV; the protein is encoded by the exons ATGATCTCCAACAAACATACATTTTCATCAACAAAATCTCTAAATTCTTCCCTAAACATCATGCACAATCATCATCAACGCTTAAGGAATCCTTCGCCTGAG AGAAATTGGGTTGAAAAATGTTGGAATTGCACCTGTTTAGAGTTGTTCTGGCCTAGGGTTGTGCACAAATGGCTCAATATATCTACTAATAGTTCTGATTACAGTGCTGATTCTGATGATAGTGTTTGTGATCCTATTGGTGCAG AGGCGTTGTGTTGTCGGTCGAGTGGATCGGGATTTAACGATGAAAAAGGAGATTTGCAGAATGATGGTTATG GAGCTTTTCCCAGGTCAAGAAGAAGGAAATCGGAGACATTTAAAGCACAACTTATTGACTCAAAGGAACTCag GGTATCTGCTAATACTTGGAATGTTGGAGGTGAACTTCCACCAGAAGACCTCGATATCCGAGACTGGCTCGATACGGACTGCCCTGCAGACATATATGTGATTGG ttttcaagaaatcataCCATTAAATGCCGGCAATATTTTTGGCTCTGAAGATGACCGTCCGATTCCTATATGGGAAAACATCATTCGTGAAACGTTAAATAATATTCAACCCGTAAAAACAAAATTCAAATGTTACAGTGACCCCTCTTCTCCATCAAGATATAAACCATCTCATTATGCTCCAAAAACAAAACATGAAATAGTGCTAGAAAGTGATAGCGACACCGGGGACCAAATACGCACATTTAACGATTCTGTAACAACAGATTCTAAAGAAAAAGTAGAAGAATATGTTGATTCATTCAAAGATTCCAGTACTTTCGAAAATGATCATCTTTTAGAGGAGTATTTGACTGATGTTAACAAAGTCAAACCAGAGGTCAAGTGGCTTGCGAAACTGGATATTGACTCCGTTATGTACCAAAAACGAAAACCACAATATGTGAGAATCGTAAGCAAGCAAATGGTTGGTGTTTTTATTACCATTTGGGTTCATAGAAGCTTGCGGAAGCATATACAGAACGTGCATGTATCAACCGTTGGCGTCGGTGTAATGGGCTACATAGGTAACAAG gggTCCATATCAGTGAGTATGTCTATATATCAGACGAATTTCTGTTTCATATGCACTCATTTAACGTCTGGTGAGAGGGACATTGATATTGTTAAAAGGAATGCCGATGTGGATGAAATATATAAAAGAACGCGTTTTAATTCAATGTCAAATGCTGCAGTTCCAAGGAGCATTAAGGATCATGA gcgAATTATATGGTTGGGTGATCTTAATTACCGCTTTAATTTGTCGTACGAGGAAACACGCGATTTGATTTCCAAAAATGCATGGTCCAAGTTGCTAGAGAGTGATCAA CTAAGACTAGGAGGTGCGTTTGACGGGTGGACAGAAGGCGCGTTAAATTTTCCACCGACTTACAAATACGAGCCGAATTCAGATAAATATTATGGCGAGGATCCTAAAGTTGGTAGGCGTACGCCCGCATG GTGTGACCGTATACTTTCATATGGGAAGGGGATGCGGCAACTGAGCTACAAACGGGCTGAGATTAAACTCTCGGATCATAGGCCCGTTTCTGCATCGTATATAATAGAAGTTGAAGTGTTTTCTTTAAAAAAGTTACAACGGGCCCTTACATTTACCAATGCGGAAATGGAAAACTATGGATCGACCTATTTCAAAATGGTTTAG